The Dryobates pubescens isolate bDryPub1 chromosome 9, bDryPub1.pri, whole genome shotgun sequence DNA window AGACACTCCACAGCAATAGGCATACATAGTATTTCACACACAAGTCAATTCTCAAAATGCTATAAAACATAAATCTGCAGGTTTATTTTAAATCAACTGACATAGTAAAGTCAAAGTCAAGACGTGCAAAATCTTGAGGCAATCATTATTGCTGAGGACTTGcttcaaaaaaaaagggggttaaCCAAGAATTATTTATGAAGTGTCAGAGGGTTTTCTTTAAGCAAGAAATTATCAAAGAATTAATATCAATCTTCTGCCACaatgtttaattaaaaatagaatGCTGTTGGACAGGTCAATCCCACCTATCTTCTtcaattactttttaaaattataGGCAGCACAAAATTGTTTCAGTCTGCAAAGATGCAGAAACAGTGCAATTTAGATTAAGAGGGGGGGCTAGGCCAATTCTTACTTCAGGAAGTGTCCAAGTATCTTCCCATCTGTCTCAAAACCAAACTTACCTGAATATAAAGTGCGTGTGCTAGGAAAGGAAGTTTCCTCAGGACCCGGCCACTAAGACCTGCACTTCTTCTAGAGTTAAACAGAGAGAAATGCTGTTTAAATGCTAATACCCATTCTTCAAAGAAGACCTTTcattttgctgtgtttcttgCACAAGCTGCTCTAAAAAAACTCAAATTGCAATGCAGCAGGTAACGCGCAGCCCTTTTAGCACCTCAGCCTATGGGAGGCTATGCCATACAAAAAAAGCAAGCCAGGGTACAGAAATATCAGTCACATTTGCCTGCTAAAGCTTACCTAATGCCCTTCACATCACTTTGCAcagaaggtgttcaaggaatgCATAAACTATAAAGGCAGACATGACCGCCCATCCACACCTAAAAGGACTTGAAAAACTCAAAGGCTGGACCTCATGTTTACTGTTATCTCCTTTTTTGCAGCAGTTACATACATTTACTTTATCTCACCTACTAGATATATATTGCTGTCTTCTTAAGCACTACTCTGTGTATGTAGAGGCAAAATGTCTACGCCTGGAAAAACTGACTTGCTTTTACTCTTCTGCTCATTGATTAAGGCTGTGTATttcaggaacagaaggaaaacacacttCACCAACTTCATGAATGTTACTTTGCTTTGTTCCTCAGGAAGCAGGAgtttagaaaaaaatattgctTGATAACATGAATCTAATTTGTATCGTTTCAAGAATTACTATGCTGCCATGAAACACCATTTGATCTACTAGCATACTCAGCAAATCATAACAAACTCAATTTATACTTCactcctttctcctctgcttaTATCTCAATGATAAAAACTGACTTGGTAGGTTGCAAGCCGTTCCAAAACACTTTCTTAGCAGGAACTAAGGTCAATGCTATTTCCACTGAACTGCACTACAATTCACAATATCCACTGAAACCTAAAGGATCTCACTAACCCACCAGGCAATTTGTCAAGAGGAGTTtaaagggcagagcagaaacaAGAAGCAATACTAAGCCAATCCAGATCTGAGTCTAAAAAATGTTGGCAAATACTGATTGCTTCCACTTTTTGTACCCTGAAAGGTTTTGCACGCACcctaacagaaaaaaattagaTGTTTCAGAGCTCTGTTATGAAATTCAATTACTTCCAGACATCACTACATACATAAATAGAATGTAGACTTTCAGAATCTTACCTTGAGATTTCTTTTAGTACAAGGCTTAACCGTGACACATTATTTTCGACAAAGCCTATCATCTCTAGCTCTCTGAGAGTCAACAGCTGCTGTCGAGGATATATTATTTGACACTAGAAAGAAGAGTTATACATTGTGCTCTGAAAAACTTAAATACATTCAAAATTGAATTCTATAGCAAGAatggaaacagagaaaaagaaatgcaatgtGTGTATTTTTTGTATTTATGACATGTGATTAAGACATCAGATTTATTAAAATACAACACTTTACAGCCTTGCTTTCAATATGTTaccttcatcagttcttccaAGCAAGAAAGATAAATTCTAAATATTGCTGCAGTAGATGGAGGTCCAATGTATTGCTTTATGTCAGCCCTGTCTACAAAGGCCATGTCAATTTTCTCCGTAATATTTGAAGTGGTCAGGATAACTACATTGGGATACCTTCAAGATAAAAGCAGATTTTTATGTCACATGTACAAGAATTACCTCCTTTCGTGACTGGCATATTGAATCCTTCTTTCTTAGGACTCAATCCATTTCATGCAATAAGCTGTCACATCACTCCTGTCAGCCAGCAATTACATTAAATTATCTGACGTTCTTGGACAATTATCACTAATGCATTAAATGCATATAGTCTCTTTCTTTCAGCTGGTTCTCAAGTGCCCATCATTTCTCCAACCCTATTTCAGAAGTGATAGCTATTAACTGGCATAGCTTCTGCCATAACAAAAATATTATGAAAAGATTAATAaatctgaaccttccctgggaAGGGAAGTGGCAGGAGTAAAATAAGAGATGGTATCTTGTACTAAATCCAGCAAGTGGATCAAGCATCAGTGATAGCTTCTAGGCCATatgctgtgcaaacctgccacACAGAAGATGTAAATAATTCTTCCTTGATCTTACTTTTGCCTTCCCAAAGGAGGTATCATGACTCTCTCTTCTGTATCTCTCCCTAGCTTTAAAGAAAGTATGCTATCTTTGATTTGATTGCTCACTCTGTTAcatgcaaaatattttgttgGATTACTCCTATTTCTTGTCACAATTAGCAAGAATAGTGCAGTAACAAATTCAGTTTAGTATTCAAAGTATTTCATTCTAAGAATTAAGATTCAGCAGGAATCCTGCAATTGTCAATTACTTTTTACTGTTACAATAATACAAGTTTACCTTTTAATCTGATCTATTTGTGTCAGCACAGCATTCACTACACGAATAGCATCTGAAGGTTCTGTGCCTGCCTTGAAGGCACTGCGAGCTGCTGTGAGGCTTTCtacctaccaaaaaaaaaaatcaatccatcagtcaaacaaacaaatcaaaccaatcacctaaaacaacaacacacacacaaaaaaatcataaaatatTGTGTATCTGGAATGCAGTCAGCaagcaaacaccaaaaaaacacaccTTGTGTATGGTATATAAAGCTTAATTTCAAAATCTTTTGTCAAGTATAAATTTACTGTGAGAGAGAAAACAATGCCAAGGAAGAAAAGTCTAGTGAGTAAGATTCTTTTTTAAAGACAACagaactctctctgtgtgtgcataaaGTCCAAAGAGAATCTGTACAATAAACTGAAGCATGGCGCTTCTTTTTAGAGCCTTATACATTTAGAGCACAATTAACACACATTGTTAATTCCTTAATTTTGTTAATTGTCTAGGCTACTTTGAAGTTTAAACAGAGCAtttttaaggttggaaaagacctttacaaTCACTGATTTCATCTATTAATATTCCACTTACAAACACATAGAAACAAAGGAATTTCCACCCAGCAATACTTTGCTTCGCTTTTCAGCTGGAATTTGCCTACTAAATCATACTGTGTTCCTCCTGAATCTCTCAAATCTGCAGCAGTCAAAATTCACACTTCTGCAAAAAGTTGTAACTTACAAAAACACATAAATATGCTTTTATTGTTCTTTATGAATGACAATCATCATAGTTCCCTCTTATCAGTTTACTTTCTGCTGAATGTTATGTACATCAGCACAGTTAGACTCATACCTCATCAATCAGTACAAACACAAGAGCATCTTTGTCATCAATTAACTCTTGAATCTTCCGGAACATCTTGGTTACAAGCTTGCCGCTCTAGAATGACACCATATACATATGTTTAACTATTGTGTTATCACATGACTGCACAAGCCTTATcatattaaaaatgaaaaccattgtgtttttaaataattttcaaaTATAGCTTCTATTTAAGCATTCTCAAATTACATTAATTATTTTGGGTATCTTTGGTGCACGCAGTTATTTCATGAAGCAGTTCCACAGTGTAATTTCTAAAACACAGTCTACTTAATTAGCTACATCAATACATACCTCAGAAAACCATTTAGAGAAAAGGCTATGGCTGTTTATCTCAATTAATTGCCCATACCTGTACCTAAaatatgaaaggaaaaagaagtatCAATCTATTGTAAGTAATAGTCAATAACATTATTAATTTACCGTTAATCTCATTTCTTCCATTTCAGTCCTGGAAATCCACAAATTAGTACTTTAAATTACTTACTTTTGAAAACATACTGTTTTAATTGTCATTTCTAGAAATGTGTCTCACTAGATTTATTTCTACTATATTTCTATTAGAGCTTCTTCATTAGATCAGGTGCTATTTACAGTTTAAGTAATAGTCAACATGCTAATGGCCTCATTTTGTTCAGTTTAGCTAGAACACATATAAAAACATGAAGCTTATTAGCTCTGCATGGGTATTCATGTGACAAAGTATTTCAACCAGACATTATATAGTCCCTGTTTATCATAAATTCAGCTTGGGATAGAGTCAAATCACTCCAACAATTATACATGCTTTATGTAACACCTAGTATTTTATAcaataaatgtatatatataaaaacataaaaatctAAGTTGCTATGAAGTTTAAAGCTAACTCTTATTACTTGTCTGATATACAGACCAGCCTCTGCAGACTGTGGCATTCAGACAATCCAAGTACAAAATTAATTGGTTACAAAATCACTACCCATTAGAAACAGGCTTTCTTGAAGATGAAGATACAAATAGGCTGGGCAATATGACCTTTAGTCCTTTAATATTAGTTGATGTACAATGTAAGCCCACACAAATGACTATACACCCATTGGAATCTGTTTTACATAACTGAGCACAAATAATTACTCATTTTAAAAGGCATTAAAATACCCTAACCAGCCTCTCTGTCAGATCAGTTTTATTGCTATCCAGGTGCACTACAAAAGAAATATCAACTTTACCACTGGCACAAATTACTTTGAATCAAATATTAAACATCTTTGAGCTACTGAAAGTGAAACTAACGAGAAACGTTTCCAAAAATGATCACCTGTACGACAATCGAATTGTCAGCTTCTGAGCCAATGCTTTGCAGAGAGAGGTTTTACCAGTTCCAGGAGGGCCTGATTTGAAAGCAAATCCATACATTACAAAGAATATGCATCAGACTGTTAATGATATGTAATACCTTTTTAACCACTATAGTTCATTACAGAAATAATTGTAGAATATAAACACAGAAGACAACGACTATGAATACCAAGGAATTCTGAAGGCTGCTTACTCCACTACAGTGCTAGAGCTGACCTGTGAATTAATACAATTTCACTGAAATAGTTTATTTGCAGACACCATAAAGTTGAAATATCAATCACAACAGCAAAGTGTATCACTCTATCAGGGCTTATTAGGATTCTTAAAATTTAGTGCTATGCTTAAACTTTTATGTTCCTAAAACAGTATTCTGTTATGCAAAACAGAAACATATCAAGGCCTGTTTGGTCAGCATGCCCTGGCACAAATCTGCATCTGGCTTGAAACCTCATGGAAGAGCCACACAGACCTTCTCAAAACAGGCAAGTAGCTAAAGTATGAACAAGTAGAAGTTGATGTGTGGGTGTTAGTCATCAGTCAGATAACAGTACTTTCATTGAACAGCAGTACTGCCATTAGAGCATACAGATATTTTGCACTGCAACAGTTGTAGATTTCCACACTGTCAACTTCTTTGTGATCATAATAATGAGCTCATTTGTTAAATATGTATCAGATACATTATTAACAGTCTGAAATAGCTTTCCAAATAAAAACATCCTGCAGCTTCTAAACTAATGTCATAATAACTATAATCA harbors:
- the TRIP13 gene encoding pachytene checkpoint protein 2 homolog, with amino-acid sequence MDKAAGDLKQALPNVCENVQIHVEIHQKSTSVAKTEDIRMSVLKLLNRHNIVFGDYKWTEFDDGFLNSNVQSVSIVDTDLKLKDRQPIDLSKSNLSLHIFHLNEEGPSSENLEEENEDIIAANHWVLPAAEFHGLWESLIYDTEVKSDLLDYVTTTLLFSDKNVDSNLVSWNRVVLLHGPPGTGKTSLCKALAQKLTIRLSYRYRYGQLIEINSHSLFSKWFSESGKLVTKMFRKIQELIDDKDALVFVLIDEVESLTAARSAFKAGTEPSDAIRVVNAVLTQIDQIKRYPNVVILTTSNITEKIDMAFVDRADIKQYIGPPSTAAIFRIYLSCLEELMKCQIIYPRQQLLTLRELEMIGFVENNVSRLSLVLKEISRRSAGLSGRVLRKLPFLAHALYIQSPSVTMTAFLQALSLAVDKQFEERRKLADCV